The Arachis hypogaea cultivar Tifrunner chromosome 16, arahy.Tifrunner.gnm2.J5K5, whole genome shotgun sequence genome contains a region encoding:
- the LOC112697912 gene encoding probable hexosyltransferase MUCI70: MFANNHTNVSITVSDEEPDELGRMRVRARRKRKKLSNRRLLRRLFVRYWTLLVIIPAACLLFFEASRIARYNSSSSNNVDSETVTETTRDNRVVNESKPAVEKGMGVEQHKNLNRLDPTTHVVGGVRERCLKILPPEKLETMDFPEEKESGGPIDEVLYMLSESDASFVGGNTTLSQLRTEDIRFNYFTGNQTFEERDRSFEMKKTVKVHCGFYSVNGGFKISDEDKSYMQACKAVVSTCAFGGGDDLYQPIGMAKASIQKVCYVAFWDEITVKAQELVGRRIGQNGFIGKWRVVVVQDLPFSDQRLNGKIPKMLSHRLFPQAKYSIWVDAKSQFRRDPLGVLEALLWRSNSILAISEHGARSSVYDEAKAVVKKNKAKPEEVEVQLNQYKKDGLPEDKRFNGKKALCEASVIVKKHTPLTNLLMCVWFNEVVRFTSRDQLSFPYVLWRLKAFKNIHMFPVCTRKDLVNSMGHIRKAKPLQG, encoded by the exons ATGTTTGCCAACAACCACACCAACGTATCGATCACCGTTTCCGACGAAGAACCCGATGAACTCGGTCGTATGCGCGTCCGTGCTCGCCGGAAACGGAAGAAACTCAGCAACAGAAGGCTACTCCGGCGGCTCTTTGTGAGGTACTGGACACTTCTCGTCATTATCCCCGCCGCGTGCTTGCTCTTCTTCGAAGCTTCTAGAATCGCCCGCTACAATTCTTCCAGCTCCAATAACGTGGATTCGGAAACAGTTACAGAAACTACGCGTGATAATCGCGTTGTCAATGAATCGAAACCCGCGGTGGAAAAGGGAATGGGAGTGGAGCAACATAAGAACTTGAATCGCCTTGATCCAACTACTCATGTTGTTGGTGGTGTTAGAGAAC GTTGCTTGAAGATCCTACCACCtgaaaagcttgagaccatgGATTTTCCTGAGGAGAAAGAATCAGGTGGCCCTATCGATGAAGTTTTATATATGTTGTCAGAGAGTGATGCATCTTTTGTAGGAGGAAATACTACACTGTCTCAGTTACGTACAGAAGACATAAGATTTAATTACTTTACTGGGAATCAAACTTTTGAGGAGAGAGATAGAAGTTTTGAG ATGAAGAAAACTGTGAAAGTACATTGTGGGTTCTACAGTGTTAATGGAGGATTTAAAATATCTGATGAAGATAAGAGTTACATGCAAGCTTGCAAAGCTGTGGTATCAACTTGTGCATTTGGTGGTGGTGATGATCTATATCAACCGATTGGAATGGCTAAGGCTTCGATTCAGAAG GTTTGCTATGTAGCATTCTGGGATGAAATTACTGTAAAAGCACAGGAATTAGTAGGACGTAGAATTGGACAAAATGGATTTATTGGGAAATGGCGTGTTGTTGTCGTTCAGGATCTTCCTTTTTCTGATCAAAGGTTGAATGGTAAAATTCCCAAG ATGTTAAGCCATCGCCTTTTTCCTCAAGCTAAGTATTCTATTTGGGTAGACGCCAAGTCCCAATTTAGGAGGGATCCACTAGGTGTTTTGGAAGCCCTACTTTGGCGCTCGAATTCGATACTTGCCATATCTGAACATGGAGCTCGAAGTAGTGTCTATGATGAGGCTAAGGCTGTTGTCAAGAAGAACAAAGCCAAGCCAGAGGAAGTTGAAGTGCAATTGAATCAATACAAAAAAGATGGCTTGCCTGAAGACAAGAGATTTAATGGAAAGAAAG CTCTTTGTGAAGCCTCTGTTATCGTGAAGAAGCACACACCGCTAACTAATCTGTTGATGTGTGTCTGGTTTAATGAGGTTGTGCGCTTCACTTCTCGGGATCAGCTCAGCTTCCCATATGTTCTGTGGCGGCTGAAAGCATTCAAAAACATCCATATGTTCCCTGTCTGTACCCGGAAGGATCTTGTCAATAGCATGGGACACATCCGCAAGGCAAAACCATTGCAAGGCTGA
- the LOC112697913 gene encoding small ribosomal subunit protein uS9c-like, which yields MAASLSSLTSSFSSLSFSSHVSQRSHALTLPPSRVSKSTTFPSLAVSASSAAAAVSPAEPETVDLRRLVKSRLPGGFAAQTIIGTGRRKSAIARVVLQEGTGKFIINYRDAKEYLQGNPLWLQYIRVPLITLGYENSYDVFVKAEGGGLSGQAQAISLGIARALLKVSEDHRQPLRQEGLLTRDSRVVERKKPGLKKARKAPQYSKR from the exons ATGGCAGCTTCACTATCATCCCTCACTTCCTCCTTCTCTTCACTCTCCTTCTCTTCTCACGTTTCCCAAAGATCCCACGCGCTCACGCTCCCTCCCTCGCGCGTCTCTAAATCAACTACATTCCCCTCCCTCGCTGTCTCTGCCTCTTCCGCCGCCGCTGCCGTTTCTCCGGCGGAGCCAGAAACTGTTGACCTCAGGCGCCTCGTCAAGTCCAGGCTTCCCGGTGGATTCGCCGCTCAAACCATCATTGGTACCGGTCGCCGGAAGTCTGCCATAGCTCGTGTTGTTCTTCAAGAAGGAACCGGGAAATTCATCATCAATTACCGTGATGCTAAG GAATATCTTCAGGGAAACCCATTGTGGCTTCAATACATTAGGGTCCCCTTAATAACTCTTGGATATGAAAATAGTTACGATGTTTTCGTCAAAGCCGAGGGTGGTGGCCTCTCTGGTCAAGCGCAAGCAATTTCCCTCGGTATTGCCCGCGCCCTGCTGAAGGTGAGTGAAGATCACAGACAACCTTTGAGACAAGAAGGGCTTCTGACTAGAGATTCTAGAGTGGTTGAAAGGAAGAAACCTGGTCTGAAGAAAGCTCGTAAAGCACCTCAGTATTCCAAACGTTGA